A window of Borreliella valaisiana VS116 genomic DNA:
CTAAAAAGGAGAAATAAAAAAATATACTTTTCTAAAGTAAGCGTTTACATGTGTAACTTGTTTATTTATATTCTTTTCTCTTAAAGAGTTCTTAAATTATTATGTATGTCTTTTATATAGCCAATAAACTTGCTAAATCACCAATTTTAAGTTAAGATGATATTCTCATACTTTTTATTAAGGAGACTATATGAAAAAAATATCAAGTGCAATTTTTACAATAGTTTTTCTTGTTTTTATCAATTGTAAAAGCGATACTAGAAAAGCTATTAATTCAATCCAAACCCCAAAATTTACCTCCTTTGATGGGTTGATTGATGGCTTTCCAAGCCTTAACCCAAACCCAAAAAAATCTGAGGTAAAAAATTATTTTAATAGCATGGCTAAAACATTAAATAAAGCCAAAGATAAATTTGCTAAATTAATTAGTGAAGAAAGTGTTAAGACAACAGAAGGAAAGAATACTAATACAGCCAAAGAAGATAATAGCACAGTAAACCCTGTTGATGATGAAATAAGTAAAATTAACGATATGATAGGGAAAATGATAAATGCTGCTAATACTATTGTGGAGACTGTAGCCGAAACTGCAACTGAAGCTATGGGAGAAGTTGTCGAGGTTAAGAGTAGTGGTAATGTAGCAACCAAAGCCGATGTAAAAAGTGTTGTCGAGATTGCTAAAGGAATAAAGAAAATTGTTGAGGCGGCCGGTATTGCTGATGAATTAAAAGCTGAAGGCGATAAAGCTACAAAGTCAAGCATCGACAGTAACAATAAGGAAGCGGGTAAGATGTTCTCTGGAAAACAGGGTGATCCGGGTGGTAAAGTTTTTGATGACAATGTTCCACCTGGTGAGATTGGAGGTGGAGCTAATCCAGAGGATATTAAGAAGGCTGCTGAGGCTGTTAAAAATGCTAGTGGGGAGCAGATATTAGGAGCCATTATTGCTGCTGCTAAGGCTATTGAAAGTGGTGGTGAGGCGCCAGAGGGAAAGAATGCTGATAACGCTACAAATCCGATTGAAGCTGCCATTGGGGGAGATGACAATTCAGATGCTACTGCATTCACGGGCAATATGGAAAAAGATACTCAGATTGCTGCTGCTATTGTTTTAAGGGGAATGGCTAAAGACGGAAAGTTTGCTGTGAAAATGGGTCGAAAACCAAGTGGTGATGGTGATACTATCAGAGCTCTTGTTAAAAATGCTGCCAATAAAACTGTTGATGCTTTATCTCAGTTGGTACTAAAAGCTATTAATGAAAGCTTAACAAAAATAGCTAAGACTATTAAGGCTAAAGGAGAAGCAGTAAACTCGGCAGTCAATTTTAATTCTCCTAGTGTTAAATTTGCAGAAAAGCATCTTGAGAACAAGTAAACTTTTG
This region includes:
- a CDS encoding variable large family protein; this encodes MKKISSAIFTIVFLVFINCKSDTRKAINSIQTPKFTSFDGLIDGFPSLNPNPKKSEVKNYFNSMAKTLNKAKDKFAKLISEESVKTTEGKNTNTAKEDNSTVNPVDDEISKINDMIGKMINAANTIVETVAETATEAMGEVVEVKSSGNVATKADVKSVVEIAKGIKKIVEAAGIADELKAEGDKATKSSIDSNNKEAGKMFSGKQGDPGGKVFDDNVPPGEIGGGANPEDIKKAAEAVKNASGEQILGAIIAAAKAIESGGEAPEGKNADNATNPIEAAIGGDDNSDATAFTGNMEKDTQIAAAIVLRGMAKDGKFAVKMGRKPSGDGDTIRALVKNAANKTVDALSQLVLKAINESLTKIAKTIKAKGEAVNSAVNFNSPSVKFAEKHLENK